The following are encoded in a window of Campylobacter concisus ATCC 51562 genomic DNA:
- a CDS encoding RNA polymerase sigma factor FliA — MHELKQKQLNAYKNTIKKEQDEIVLKYMPALRAMAFRLKERLPSSIDTNDLISIGVEEMIKLSRKYDKEQNDSFWGYGKKRIYGSMLDYLRTLDVVSRSDRKLVKSINSEIDNYFNEFEEEPSDEYLAEKLNEDIEKIREARGVSGIITILPIDEQMELIGQNDVEKSIEREDLILKIEEALKDFDERDQMLVQLYYYEELNLKEISQIMNISESRISQIHKRLLDRIRRSLGV, encoded by the coding sequence ATGCACGAGTTAAAGCAAAAGCAGCTTAACGCTTATAAAAACACGATAAAAAAAGAACAAGACGAAATCGTCTTAAAATATATGCCAGCACTGCGTGCAATGGCGTTTAGACTTAAAGAGAGGCTACCATCAAGTATAGATACAAATGACCTAATAAGCATTGGCGTTGAAGAGATGATAAAGCTTAGCAGGAAGTATGACAAGGAGCAAAATGACTCTTTTTGGGGTTATGGCAAAAAGAGAATTTATGGCTCTATGCTTGATTATCTAAGGACGCTTGATGTTGTTAGCAGAAGCGATAGAAAGCTAGTAAAGAGCATAAATAGCGAGATAGATAACTACTTTAATGAATTTGAAGAAGAGCCAAGCGATGAGTATTTGGCCGAAAAGCTTAATGAAGATATTGAGAAGATAAGAGAGGCAAGAGGCGTTAGCGGTATCATTACTATTTTGCCAATAGACGAGCAAATGGAGCTAATTGGTCAAAATGATGTCGAGAAAAGCATTGAGAGAGAGGATCTCATCTTAAAAATAGAGGAAGCTTTAAAAGATTTTGACGAAAGAGATCAGATGTTGGTTCAGCTTTATTATTATGAAGAGCTAAATTTAAAAGAGATAAGCCAGATCATGAATATCAGCGAGAGTAGAATTTCACAAATTCATAAACGTTTGCTTGATCGTATTAGGCGTAGCTTGGGGGTTTAA
- a CDS encoding P-loop NTPase, with protein MNNQAQKLQNLVQSQSKSKNTHFIAITSGKGGVGKSTISANLANVLSKNGYKVGLFDADIGLANLDVILNVKMGKNLLHVLKGECSLKDILIPINKNLILIPGESGDEILKFNNQFLFERFLDEASELDELDFLIIDTGAGIGGSTQLFLEAADEVVVVTVPDPAAITDAYAVIKIVSRFKNSELLLLNMVKNEAEATRIYENIKRVANANIGPSLNLELIGFVASDKNVSRSIKQRTLFTDDAAYAEPSAQIKQIASNLLYRLERKVLNDEQSRSFGGFFKRLIEQF; from the coding sequence ATGAATAATCAAGCGCAAAAATTACAAAATTTAGTCCAGTCTCAAAGTAAGAGCAAAAATACGCATTTTATTGCGATAACTAGCGGCAAAGGTGGTGTTGGTAAGAGCACGATAAGTGCAAATTTGGCAAATGTTTTATCAAAAAATGGCTATAAAGTAGGACTATTTGACGCTGATATCGGCCTTGCAAACCTTGATGTCATCCTAAATGTAAAAATGGGCAAAAATTTACTTCACGTGCTAAAAGGCGAGTGCAGCCTAAAAGATATCTTGATACCTATAAATAAAAATTTGATCCTCATTCCTGGTGAAAGCGGTGATGAAATTTTAAAATTTAACAATCAATTTTTATTTGAGAGGTTTTTAGACGAGGCGAGCGAGCTTGATGAGCTTGATTTTTTGATCATTGACACCGGAGCTGGCATAGGCGGCAGCACGCAGCTATTTTTAGAAGCGGCTGATGAGGTCGTGGTGGTAACTGTGCCTGATCCTGCAGCGATAACCGATGCATACGCTGTCATAAAGATCGTCTCAAGGTTTAAAAATAGTGAGCTTTTGCTTTTAAATATGGTGAAAAATGAAGCAGAAGCGACTAGAATTTATGAAAATATCAAACGCGTTGCTAATGCAAATATCGGGCCTAGCTTAAATTTAGAGCTTATAGGATTTGTGGCTTCTGATAAGAATGTTTCAAGAAGTATAAAACAACGAACGCTTTTTACAGACGACGCTGCTTATGCTGAGCCTAGTGCCCAGATAAAACAGATAGCTTCGAATTTACTTTATAGGTTGGAACGAAAAGTGCTTAACGATGAGCAAAGCAGGAGCTTTGGGGGCTTCTTTAAGCGTTTGATAGAACAATTTTGA
- the flhF gene encoding flagellar biosynthesis protein FlhF, which yields MATKFHTFTGESTIEALKKAQETCGEKAILVTTKQIQAKTINKKPLYEILVSVEEDDVKQPTKPNTKAINYENAYSKFNKNYEPAKPKFEIKEEPAKFEAKTASPEPYDPNESVLLNISAAAKEISTIANVNIDDVKDKESSIPNGMNKKIDDVAKQVSALSEKIGLITDMIWDEKAPNRNNLSIPPEFASIYKLAKQSGMKEEHLEAIMQTTLENLPVSMKSNPTAVKRYFYSLLRNMLPCRKEPSDKKQRIMMLVGPTGVGKTTTLAKLAARFAYGNEKRYKTGIITLDTYRIGAVEQLFQYAKMMKLPILDVIEIDDFQNAIKQLNYCDVILIDTTGNSQYDKEKLERLDKFLKHSGAKIDVNLVLSAGSKVEDLIEIYNGFSFLDIDTLIITKFDETKIFGNVFSLIYETNTPVSYFSVGQEVPDDLVEAKSEFLVECVFDGFTKQKASDE from the coding sequence ATGGCTACAAAATTTCATACTTTTACAGGCGAGAGCACCATCGAGGCTTTGAAAAAGGCTCAAGAAACGTGCGGTGAGAAGGCCATACTAGTTACTACAAAACAAATTCAAGCCAAAACGATAAATAAAAAACCGCTTTATGAAATTTTAGTAAGCGTCGAAGAGGACGACGTAAAGCAACCCACAAAACCAAATACAAAAGCCATAAACTACGAAAATGCCTATTCTAAATTTAATAAAAACTATGAACCTGCTAAGCCAAAATTTGAGATAAAAGAAGAGCCGGCTAAATTTGAGGCAAAGACAGCATCGCCAGAGCCTTACGATCCAAACGAGAGCGTGCTTTTAAATATCTCAGCTGCTGCAAAAGAGATAAGCACGATCGCAAATGTAAATATCGATGATGTCAAAGATAAAGAGTCAAGCATACCAAACGGCATGAATAAAAAAATAGACGATGTGGCAAAGCAAGTAAGCGCGCTAAGCGAGAAAATAGGGCTCATAACTGACATGATCTGGGACGAGAAAGCCCCAAATCGCAACAATCTTTCGATCCCGCCCGAGTTTGCTAGCATCTATAAGCTCGCAAAACAAAGCGGCATGAAAGAGGAGCATTTAGAGGCTATCATGCAAACTACGCTTGAAAATTTGCCAGTTTCGATGAAGAGTAATCCAACCGCGGTAAAAAGATATTTCTACTCGCTTTTGCGAAATATGCTACCTTGTAGAAAAGAGCCAAGCGATAAAAAACAACGTATCATGATGCTAGTTGGTCCAACTGGGGTTGGTAAGACTACGACTCTTGCAAAGCTAGCTGCTCGTTTTGCTTACGGCAATGAAAAGCGCTATAAAACAGGTATCATCACGCTTGATACGTACCGTATCGGAGCGGTTGAGCAGTTATTTCAGTATGCAAAGATGATGAAGCTACCTATACTCGATGTTATCGAGATAGATGACTTTCAAAATGCTATAAAGCAGCTTAATTATTGTGATGTGATACTTATTGATACGACTGGAAATTCTCAGTATGACAAAGAAAAGCTTGAAAGGCTTGATAAATTTTTAAAGCATAGCGGCGCAAAGATCGATGTAAATTTGGTCCTTTCGGCTGGCTCAAAGGTTGAAGATCTGATAGAAATTTATAATGGGTTTTCATTTTTGGATATTGACACGCTGATAATCACCAAATTTGATGAGACAAAAATTTTTGGCAACGTCTTTTCGCTGATATATGAGACAAATACGCCGGTTAGCTACTTTAGCGTGGGCCAAGAGGTGCCTGATGATCTTGTGGAGGCAAAGAGCGAATTTTTAGTAGAGTGTGTGTTTGACGGCTTTACAAAGCAAAAGGCTAGCGATGAATAA
- the folK gene encoding 2-amino-4-hydroxy-6-hydroxymethyldihydropteridine diphosphokinase produces MRLAGARKIVKSRFCPSFFHKRDEFKYEALVGMGGNIGDSAKRFDKFIRAISEDRRFHVVEVSPILINAAFGYEAQDDFSNAVINLQTSMSPRETLKILGHYESKFKRVRTFKNAPRTLDLDILYFSKKVYKTPRLIVPHPGADKRLSVIVPLGLMRG; encoded by the coding sequence ATGAGGCTAGCTGGAGCAAGAAAGATCGTTAAAAGCCGTTTTTGCCCTAGTTTTTTTCATAAAAGAGATGAGTTTAAGTATGAGGCGCTAGTTGGTATGGGTGGAAACATCGGCGATAGCGCAAAGAGGTTTGATAAATTTATAAGAGCGATTAGTGAAGATAGACGTTTTCACGTAGTTGAAGTCTCGCCGATCCTTATAAATGCGGCGTTTGGCTATGAAGCGCAGGATGATTTTAGTAACGCTGTTATAAATTTACAAACCTCTATGAGCCCTAGAGAAACTCTAAAAATTTTGGGGCACTATGAGAGTAAATTTAAGCGCGTGAGGACATTTAAAAATGCGCCACGCACGCTTGATCTGGATATTTTATATTTTAGTAAAAAAGTCTATAAGACGCCGCGCCTTATCGTCCCGCACCCAGGAGCCGATAAGAGGCTTAGCGTGATCGTGCCACTAGGGCTTATGAGAGGTTAA
- a CDS encoding M24 family metallopeptidase, which produces MNFILKDENAVFYECGYSCDNEFLLCVDGVKYFFTDARYYFEAKSCVNAGVIVLLAQRNLINEVRAFLRKMKPNSLVFNPDELSLSEYNELSKGFKINFKPKANFSRLKRICKSEDEIKILKKASEFGAKCFDEFAKFVRENGEGMSEKELHFNASLIFRQKNELGLSFDPIVAINENAAKAHALPGDKILKKGDLLLLDAGVKFKRYCSDRTRTACFDENFNFSKEQKFKNAKMQEIYEIVKEAQAAAIKITRAGVRACEIDLAARSVIAKAGYEKVFFHSTGHGVGVDIHELPVISARSETLIKKGMVFSVEPGIYLENEFGVRIEDVVVAREGGCEIL; this is translated from the coding sequence ATGAATTTCATCTTAAAGGACGAAAACGCCGTATTTTACGAGTGCGGCTACAGCTGCGACAATGAGTTTTTACTATGCGTTGATGGCGTGAAATACTTTTTCACGGATGCGAGGTATTATTTCGAGGCAAAAAGTTGCGTAAATGCAGGCGTGATCGTTCTTTTAGCTCAGAGAAATTTAATAAACGAGGTTAGGGCATTTTTAAGAAAGATGAAGCCAAATAGCCTCGTTTTTAACCCTGATGAGCTAAGCTTAAGCGAGTATAACGAGCTTAGCAAGGGCTTTAAGATAAATTTCAAGCCAAAGGCAAATTTCTCTAGGCTAAAGAGAATTTGCAAGAGCGAAGATGAGATAAAAATTTTAAAAAAGGCTAGCGAATTTGGGGCAAAATGCTTTGATGAATTTGCTAAATTTGTGCGTGAAAATGGCGAAGGGATGAGCGAAAAAGAGCTTCATTTTAACGCCTCGCTCATCTTTAGGCAAAAAAACGAGCTAGGTCTTAGCTTTGATCCTATCGTGGCGATAAACGAAAATGCCGCAAAGGCGCATGCGCTGCCTGGGGATAAAATTTTAAAAAAGGGCGACTTGCTGCTACTTGATGCTGGGGTTAAATTTAAGCGTTACTGCTCTGATCGCACCAGAACTGCTTGCTTTGATGAAAATTTTAACTTCTCAAAGGAGCAAAAATTTAAAAACGCCAAGATGCAAGAAATTTACGAGATCGTAAAAGAGGCTCAGGCTGCTGCGATAAAGATCACTAGAGCTGGCGTTAGGGCGTGCGAGATAGACCTTGCAGCAAGAAGCGTGATAGCAAAGGCTGGATATGAAAAGGTCTTTTTTCACTCGACAGGACACGGCGTGGGCGTCGATATACACGAGCTTCCAGTCATCTCAGCAAGGAGCGAAACGCTCATAAAAAAGGGTATGGTCTTTAGCGTGGAGCCTGGAATTTATCTAGAAAATGAATTTGGTGTGCGTATCGAGGACGTGGTGGTCGCAAGAGAAGGTGGGTGCGAGATTTTATGA
- the aroQ gene encoding type II 3-dehydroquinate dehydratase, translating into MDKKLKIMVIQGPNINMLGAREPGIYGVMKMEDIHSQMKIVADQNDVEIEFFQSNLEGELVDKIQECLGDADGIIINPAAYTHTSIAIRDALSAVALPVIEVHISNVYRREEFRHKSLIAPVAAGQIVGFGPVGYHLAMIGMLQIFEQIKAVRANQNAQ; encoded by the coding sequence ATGGATAAAAAGCTAAAAATAATGGTTATCCAAGGCCCAAATATCAATATGCTTGGCGCTAGAGAGCCAGGAATTTACGGCGTTATGAAGATGGAGGATATCCACTCTCAAATGAAGATCGTTGCCGATCAGAATGACGTTGAGATCGAGTTTTTTCAAAGCAACCTTGAGGGCGAGCTAGTCGATAAGATCCAAGAGTGCTTGGGCGATGCTGATGGCATCATCATAAACCCAGCTGCTTACACTCACACATCTATCGCTATCCGTGATGCGCTAAGTGCGGTTGCACTGCCAGTTATCGAGGTGCATATCAGCAACGTTTATAGAAGAGAAGAGTTCCGCCACAAAAGCCTCATCGCACCAGTTGCAGCAGGCCAGATCGTGGGCTTTGGGCCAGTTGGCTATCATTTGGCGATGATAGGCATGCTTCAAATTTTTGAGCAAATCAAAGCAGTAAGAGCAAATCAAAACGCACAATGA
- a CDS encoding metal-dependent hydrolase, translating into MEILKAKKIIAGGENPKILRNSCVVIDDDKILEILSEKTAIEKFKGAKICDFGDSVITPAFVNTHVHLEFSSNISTLKYGDFIKWLGSIVDKGGELAKMDAKKAMSGAINSLLRSGVCTIGEISSFGSELEILAASPLKVVLFSEILGSSEQMTHQNLQNFLAKFEKIKSYKSKNFTPAISLHSPYSVHPKLAKAALEMAKKDDLLVSTHFLESKAEKQWLEHGSGGFKKHLLRFSQDPKPMYDAQGYFAMFREINTLFTHCIYVSDFAKFKPHHSVTHCAVSNRLLGKKALNLKEIFKNNVSLNIGTDGLSSNISLNFWHELRAALFTHASLDLNELANRLFVAATHGGAKALRTNNGEIKAGRAADLAVYNDLECDDNELILQLILHTNEAKKLYIGGKICKF; encoded by the coding sequence GTGGAAATTTTAAAAGCAAAAAAGATCATCGCTGGCGGAGAAAATCCAAAAATTTTAAGAAATTCTTGTGTCGTTATTGATGATGATAAAATTTTAGAAATTTTAAGCGAAAAAACAGCGATTGAGAAATTTAAAGGGGCGAAAATTTGCGACTTTGGTGACAGTGTGATCACCCCAGCCTTTGTAAATACCCACGTTCATTTAGAATTTAGCTCAAACATCAGCACCCTAAAATACGGCGACTTCATAAAATGGCTTGGCTCTATCGTCGACAAAGGCGGCGAGCTAGCCAAAATGGACGCCAAAAAAGCGATGAGTGGGGCCATAAATTCGCTGCTAAGAAGCGGAGTTTGTACCATTGGCGAGATCTCTAGCTTTGGCTCGGAGCTTGAAATTTTAGCCGCTAGCCCGCTAAAAGTCGTACTTTTCAGTGAAATTTTGGGCTCAAGTGAGCAGATGACTCACCAAAATTTGCAAAATTTCTTAGCTAAATTTGAAAAAATAAAGAGCTATAAAAGTAAAAATTTTACCCCAGCTATCTCGCTGCACTCGCCCTACTCTGTGCACCCCAAGCTCGCCAAAGCCGCCCTTGAAATGGCTAAAAAAGATGATCTTCTTGTTAGCACGCACTTTTTAGAGAGCAAGGCTGAAAAGCAGTGGCTAGAGCACGGCAGCGGTGGCTTTAAAAAGCATCTTTTAAGATTTAGCCAAGATCCAAAGCCGATGTATGACGCACAGGGCTACTTTGCGATGTTTCGTGAGATAAATACTCTCTTTACGCACTGCATTTATGTGAGCGATTTTGCTAAATTTAAGCCTCATCACAGCGTGACGCACTGCGCCGTTTCAAATAGGCTACTTGGCAAAAAGGCGCTAAATTTAAAAGAAATTTTCAAAAATAACGTCAGTCTAAACATCGGCACAGACGGCCTTAGCTCAAATATCAGCCTAAATTTTTGGCATGAACTAAGAGCCGCCCTTTTTACCCACGCTAGCCTTGATCTAAATGAGCTTGCCAATAGGCTTTTTGTAGCTGCAACGCATGGTGGCGCAAAGGCGCTTAGGACAAATAACGGCGAGATAAAGGCAGGACGCGCGGCCGATCTTGCAGTCTATAACGACCTAGAGTGCGATGATAACGAGCTAATACTGCAACTCATACTTCACACAAATGAAGCCAAAAAACTATATATCGGAGGCAAAATTTGCAAATTTTAA
- the sppA gene encoding signal peptide peptidase SppA has translation MQILRLIFRGILGIFKFINNYFKALIFLLILFFIFAPNGKIKEPNLARIDITGTIMDTSEILDALEKARFDSNIKGVLLYIDSPGGALSPSVELAMAVKRLKESKKVLAYAAGNMASGSYYAGVNADTIVANPGAFIGSIGVIMQGANIENLAKNLGVSEQVVKAGEFKEAGTFMRSWSKQERESLQGLVNDAYMLFVSDVAEARNLDIKKKDEWANARVFLAHNALKMGLIDSLGSYIDAQNELAKMSLVDESVWQEKPQIEKIIEKFTKQGINSLFNAFFETRLK, from the coding sequence TTGCAAATTTTAAGGCTTATTTTTAGAGGAATTTTGGGAATTTTTAAATTTATAAATAACTACTTTAAGGCGCTCATATTTTTACTGATACTATTTTTCATATTTGCGCCAAATGGCAAGATAAAAGAGCCAAATTTGGCCCGCATAGACATCACAGGCACGATAATGGACACAAGCGAAATTTTAGATGCGCTCGAAAAAGCAAGGTTTGATAGCAACATCAAAGGCGTGCTGCTCTACATCGACAGCCCAGGCGGCGCGCTAAGTCCTAGCGTGGAGCTAGCCATGGCGGTCAAGCGGCTAAAAGAGAGCAAAAAAGTGCTCGCATACGCAGCTGGCAACATGGCAAGTGGCAGCTACTACGCTGGCGTAAATGCCGACACTATCGTAGCAAACCCGGGCGCTTTCATAGGCTCGATCGGCGTCATCATGCAAGGGGCAAACATCGAAAATTTAGCCAAAAATTTAGGCGTGAGCGAGCAGGTGGTGAAGGCTGGCGAGTTTAAAGAGGCTGGCACCTTTATGAGGAGCTGGAGCAAGCAGGAGCGTGAGAGCTTGCAAGGGCTCGTAAATGATGCTTACATGCTATTTGTAAGCGACGTGGCAGAGGCTAGAAATTTAGATATCAAGAAAAAAGATGAGTGGGCAAATGCGAGAGTCTTTTTGGCACACAACGCCCTAAAGATGGGGCTAATTGACAGCCTTGGTAGCTACATAGACGCTCAAAACGAGCTAGCTAAAATGAGCCTCGTAGATGAGTCAGTTTGGCAAGAAAAACCGCAGATCGAAAAGATAATTGAGAAATTTACAAAGCAAGGCATAAACTCGCTTTTTAATGCATTTTTTGAGACAAGGCTCAAATAA
- a CDS encoding glutamate--tRNA ligase family protein — MRLDQGINDYLPPNGGIASRIAPTPSGFLHAGNAYNFILTYLLTRSVNGILHLRIDDYDLSRYRQEFVQNIFDVLEFLGLEYDKGPISVSDFECNFSFKIRAKRYEDVLEKLDEIYICECSRTTKNAYKNGIYTKICKNKNLKFIKDKTTIRLSVDEGDPLGKLVAEQMGDFVIYKKDFTPAYNFASVIDDEDMGVNLVVRGEDLLPCTLAQRYLAKRLNFSFYNANFIHHKLLLKDGKKLSKSSKSPPINLKDSPQIYYKILANDLGLDIKSTDKISNLLYEFKLKNIAKNFLQSMS, encoded by the coding sequence ATGAGGCTAGACCAAGGGATTAATGACTATTTGCCACCAAATGGTGGCATAGCATCCCGTATAGCTCCTACTCCTAGTGGTTTTTTGCATGCTGGCAATGCTTATAACTTCATCCTAACTTATCTTTTGACACGTTCGGTAAATGGTATTTTGCACTTACGTATCGATGATTATGATCTTAGTAGATACCGGCAAGAATTTGTTCAAAATATCTTTGATGTTTTGGAATTTTTAGGGCTTGAATACGATAAAGGTCCAATTAGCGTAAGTGACTTTGAGTGTAATTTTAGCTTCAAAATAAGAGCTAAAAGATACGAAGATGTACTTGAAAAACTAGATGAAATTTATATCTGCGAGTGTTCAAGAACCACAAAGAATGCCTATAAAAACGGCATTTACACTAAAATTTGTAAAAATAAAAATCTAAAATTTATAAAAGACAAGACTACCATTAGACTAAGCGTAGATGAGGGCGACCCTCTTGGTAAGCTTGTGGCAGAGCAAATGGGCGATTTTGTGATTTACAAAAAAGATTTTACTCCGGCTTATAACTTTGCAAGCGTGATAGATGATGAAGACATGGGCGTAAATTTGGTTGTTAGAGGGGAAGATCTGCTACCTTGCACACTAGCTCAAAGATACCTTGCAAAAAGGCTAAATTTTAGCTTTTATAATGCTAATTTTATTCATCATAAGCTACTTTTAAAAGATGGCAAAAAGCTCTCAAAAAGCTCGAAATCACCGCCAATTAATCTAAAAGATAGCCCACAAATTTATTACAAAATTTTAGCAAATGATCTTGGGCTGGACATCAAATCAACAGATAAAATTTCAAATCTACTTTACGAGTTTAAGCTAAAAAATATAGCCAAAAATTTTTTGCAAAGTATGAGCTAA
- a CDS encoding RNA recognition motif domain-containing protein yields the protein MNIYVGNLSYRTTEAELKEAFAQFGEVRRAKIVKDRETERSKGFGFVEMDDANEGQKAIDALNEKELGGRTLRVNEARPRD from the coding sequence GTGAATATTTATGTAGGAAATTTGTCGTATAGAACGACAGAGGCAGAATTAAAGGAAGCCTTTGCACAATTTGGTGAAGTAAGGCGAGCAAAAATAGTAAAAGATAGAGAAACTGAGCGTTCAAAGGGCTTTGGCTTTGTTGAAATGGACGATGCAAATGAGGGACAAAAAGCTATAGACGCGCTAAATGAAAAGGAACTAGGCGGACGTACTTTAAGGGTAAATGAGGCTAGACCAAGGGATTAA
- a CDS encoding DJ-1 family glyoxalase III yields MKKVAVILADGFEEIEALTSVDVLRRAGAIASIVGLNDVNIKGCHNICVKADVTLREMKELDYDAIVLPGGLPGASNLANDTRLKAILQNFDKSNKLICAICAAPMVLESAGVLKDHFVCYPGFEENVRSNKRGYDNDKSVLRDQNIITAKGPAFSMEFALFIVKNLLGDEAYLKVKNDLLYK; encoded by the coding sequence ATGAAAAAAGTTGCTGTGATTTTAGCTGATGGATTTGAGGAGATAGAAGCACTAACTTCTGTTGATGTTTTACGTAGAGCTGGAGCGATAGCTTCTATTGTTGGGTTAAATGACGTAAATATCAAAGGGTGCCACAATATATGCGTAAAAGCTGATGTGACACTTCGCGAGATGAAAGAGCTAGACTACGATGCGATCGTCCTTCCTGGCGGACTTCCAGGAGCTAGCAATCTAGCAAACGATACAAGGCTCAAAGCAATTTTGCAAAATTTTGATAAAAGCAATAAGCTTATTTGTGCCATTTGTGCTGCTCCTATGGTGCTCGAGAGTGCTGGTGTGCTAAAAGATCATTTTGTTTGTTATCCAGGATTTGAAGAAAATGTAAGAAGTAATAAAAGGGGCTATGATAACGACAAGAGTGTATTGAGGGATCAAAATATTATTACAGCAAAAGGTCCTGCTTTTTCAATGGAATTTGCACTTTTTATAGTTAAAAATTTACTTGGCGATGAAGCGTATCTTAAAGTAAAGAATGATTTACTTTATAAATAG
- a CDS encoding SelT/SelW/SelH family (seleno)protein, whose protein sequence is MQVKIIYCNSUNYRPVASRVEDEIKANFSDARVEKVVGDGGNFIVEVDGDVIFSKKDRIGNDEARFPHGEEITTLINKYLKEKSA, encoded by the coding sequence ATGCAAGTAAAAATTATTTACTGCAACTCTTGAAACTATCGTCCGGTAGCTTCTCGTGTAGAAGATGAAATAAAAGCGAACTTTAGTGATGCAAGAGTCGAAAAGGTTGTAGGTGATGGTGGAAATTTCATCGTCGAGGTTGATGGAGATGTTATATTTTCTAAGAAAGATCGCATCGGAAATGATGAAGCGAGATTTCCTCACGGTGAAGAGATCACAACTCTTATAAACAAATATCTCAAAGAAAAGTCGGCTTAA
- the efp gene encoding elongation factor P translates to MASYSMGDLKKGLKIEIDGVPYKIVEYQHVKPGKGAAFVRAKIKSFIDGKVLEKTFHAGDKCEQPHLEEKEMQYLYDDGEYCQFMDTVTYEQVAISDEDVGDVKKWMIDGMMVEILFHNGNAIGVEVPQVVELKIVETPPNFKGDTQGGKKPATLESGAVVQIPFHVLEGEVIRVDTVRGEYIERANK, encoded by the coding sequence ATGGCTTCATATTCAATGGGCGATCTAAAAAAGGGATTAAAGATAGAAATCGACGGTGTTCCTTATAAAATCGTAGAATATCAACACGTTAAACCGGGCAAAGGTGCAGCTTTTGTTCGTGCAAAAATCAAATCTTTTATCGACGGAAAAGTTCTTGAAAAGACTTTTCATGCAGGCGATAAATGCGAGCAACCACATCTTGAAGAAAAAGAGATGCAGTATCTTTATGATGATGGTGAATATTGTCAATTTATGGATACGGTTACTTATGAACAAGTTGCTATCAGCGACGAGGATGTGGGTGATGTTAAAAAATGGATGATCGATGGCATGATGGTTGAAATTTTATTTCACAATGGCAATGCGATCGGCGTTGAAGTGCCACAAGTAGTTGAGCTAAAGATAGTTGAGACTCCACCAAATTTCAAGGGCGATACGCAAGGCGGTAAAAAGCCAGCTACTCTTGAGAGTGGTGCGGTAGTTCAGATACCATTTCACGTACTTGAGGGCGAGGTTATCCGTGTGGATACTGTTCGCGGCGAGTATATCGAGCGTGCGAATAAATAA